In Palaemon carinicauda isolate YSFRI2023 chromosome 21, ASM3689809v2, whole genome shotgun sequence, the following proteins share a genomic window:
- the LOC137614880 gene encoding uncharacterized protein codes for MLLKTQQHMTATMLLPSIEVPKFKGDPIEFASFMMAFDARIAPNASGDADKLYYLDQQLEGEAKDLIGGCLYMSSSEGYTTARNLLNQEYGDPYKVSMAYIKKLISWSALKHEHPHSLYTFALFLIKCRHAMTNLSHMEVLNHLPNLQAVVKKLPTFLQNKWCSLAGHLREEKGGVDFADLVEFVYKKAKAANDPAFSKFALQNNYSKPENNSGSFKFRSCQQKSKSSSFATQAELNPENRKTSIVSEKEKSCPMCKKNHDLDDCWNFAKKTSEEKIDFLKERRLCFGCFGLNHTSKGCMKRKQCKTCSKRHPTSLHIDGFKLHKENDSLSSKDASEIIVSTCTTNHVSEVNTILQAILPVKVYQKGNKVDLDTYAFFDNGSTGCFITESLREQIGASGTETCLKLQTMHGVNIVNTLAVNNLCVTDMEGNNTIDLPKTFTRQDIPASHQQIPKPKLLKKVAGLRNIADLIPDYKADLEIGLLIGSNCPKALQPLEVLPAKGQDSYAVLYHHGWPVSGPLHFKYSSEKNSISCHHVFLQEVERVKECFLPAAVVNMFERDFSEKDVGRVPDEKGLSQEDQQFLKEVAKNIQFTNGHYQLPLPFRTNKVNLVNNREQAVKRAQWQRRKMKLNPKYHEDYVEFVEKLVSEGYAYKVPEDQSYDKQPAWYLPSKEAK; via the coding sequence ATGCTCCTGAAGACACAGCAGCACATGACTGCAACAATGTTGCTTCCAAGCATAGAAGTACCAAAATTTAAAGGTGATCCTATTGAGTTTGCCAGTTTCATGATGGCATTTGATGCCAGAATTGCCCCAAATGCTTCGGGTGATGCTGATAAACTGTACTACTTGGATCAGCAACTTGAAGGGGAAGCCAAAGACTTGATAGGTGGATGCTTGTATATGAGTTCTTCAGAAGGGTATACTACAGCTAGGAATTTGCTCAATCAAGAGTATGGCGATCCCTACAAGGTGTCGATGGCATATATTAAGAAACTTATTTCTTGGTCTGCACTGAAACACGAACATCCTCATAGCTTGTATACATTTGCTTTATTCCTTATTAAGTGCAGACATGCAATGACCAACTTGTCACACATGGAAGTACTAAATCATCTTCCTAACCTTCAAGCAGTTGTTAAAAAACTTCCGACATTTCTTCAGAACAAGTGGTGTAGCCTGGCTGGACATTTGAGGGAAGAAAAGGGAGGAGTTGATTTTGCAGATTTGgttgaatttgtttataaaaaggcAAAGGCAGCAAACGACCCAGCATTCAGCAAGTTTGCTCTTCAAAATAATTACTCAAAGCCTGAAAACAACTCTGGTAGCTTCAAATTCAGATCTTGTCAACAAAAGAGCAAAAGTTCAAGCTTTGCTACCCAAGCAGAACTGAATCCAGAAAATAGAAAGACATCAATAGTGTCTGAGAAAGAGAAATCATGTCCAATGTGCAAGAAAAACCATGATCTTGACGATTGCTGGAATTTTGCTAAGAAGACCtctgaagaaaaaatagatttccttAAGGAGAGAAGGTTGTGTTTTGGATGCTTTGGTCTCAACCATACCTCTAAAGGATGTATGAAAAGGAAGCAATGTAAGACATGCTCTAAGAGGCATCCCACATCACTGCATATCGACGGATTCAAGCTACATAAAGAGAATGATAGCTTATCAAGCAAAGATGCAAGTGAAATTATTGTTAGCACATGTACTACCAATCATGTTAGTGAAGTAAATACAATATTACAGGCTATTCTCCCAGTAAAAGTATATCAGAAAGGAAACAAAGTAGATTTGGACACTTATGCCTTCTTTGATAATGGCAGCACTGGATGTTTCATCACAGAGAGTTTACGAGAGCAGATAGGTGCATCTGGAACAGAGACATGTTTAAAGCTTCAAACCATGCATGGCGTAAACATTGTTAATACTTTGGCGGTTAATAATTTGTGTGTTACAGATATGGAAGGAAACAACACTATTGATCTGCCAAAAACCTTTACTCGTCAAGATATCCCAGCGAGTCATCAACAGATACCAAAACCAAAATTGCTCAAAAAGGTAGCCGGTCTGAGGAATATTGCTGATTTGATTCCTGATTATAAAGCTGATCTGGAGATTGGTTTGttgattggcagtaattgccctAAAGCACTGCAACCATTAGAGGTGCTTCCAGCCAAGGGTCAAGATTCTTATGCAGTTCTTTACCACCATGGATGGCCTGTTAGTGGCCCTCTACATTTTAAATACTCTTCAGAGAAGAACAGTATTTCATGTCACCATGTCTTTCTTCAGGAAGTTGAAAGGGTAAAGGAATGTTTTCTTCCTGCAGCTGTGGTCAATATGTTTGAAAGAGACTTTAGTGAGAAAGATGTTGGTAGAGTTCCTGATGAAAAGGGTCTGTCACAAGAAGATCAACAGTTCCTCAAAGAAGTGGCAAAAAACATTCAGTTTACCAATGGACACTACCAGCTTCCCCTACCATTTAGAACCAATAAAGTtaacttggtaaacaatagagaacAGGCAGTGAAACGAGCACaatggcaaagaagaaaaatgaaactaaATCCAAAGTACCATGAAGATTATGTGGAATTTGTTGAGAAATTGGTGTCTGAAGGATATGCTTATAAGGTTCCGGAGGATCAGTCATATGATAAACAACCTGCATGGTATCTACCATCCAAAGAAGCCAAATAA